A window of the Myxococcaceae bacterium JPH2 genome harbors these coding sequences:
- a CDS encoding collagen-like protein, translated as MTLRRSLLTALLGLTWGFIPSLVLAATIPPGGGGTTPPAQPIVQSTRLLPLRGRLPGQANGDVAIRIKLSTERSSLTDITPIVLLFQETQTVKVVNEEFVAWVGQNTAGGLPPEVFADHPSAGFTYALEATPDTVVGYQPAHSVAYAMSLVPGSLTAASTSLPAVELSNRSGPALSASTTGLSASAATFEVNRTTNVQPAVSGTSNGTTGRGVSGVATATSGASYGVEGRTASIGGAGGLFVNEGGGDLLIAKNSDTGATNFRVDNQGRIFVNNIQVGLPGPQGETGADGDKGVPGDKGDPGPPGKNTFAVCAKHDSCIGLCTGTSTLVGATKGGCAVTSNTGGCTWGGDDGVCCVCAN; from the coding sequence ATGACACTTCGTCGCTCGCTGCTCACCGCGCTCTTGGGGCTGACGTGGGGCTTCATCCCCTCCCTGGTCCTCGCCGCGACCATTCCTCCCGGCGGCGGAGGCACCACGCCCCCGGCCCAGCCCATCGTGCAGAGCACGCGCCTGCTTCCGCTCCGAGGCCGCCTCCCGGGCCAGGCCAACGGAGACGTGGCCATCCGCATCAAGCTCAGCACCGAGCGCAGCTCGCTCACGGACATCACCCCCATCGTGCTGCTGTTCCAGGAGACGCAGACCGTGAAGGTGGTGAACGAGGAGTTCGTGGCCTGGGTGGGCCAGAACACGGCCGGCGGACTCCCGCCCGAGGTCTTCGCCGATCATCCCTCCGCGGGCTTCACCTACGCGCTGGAGGCGACCCCTGACACGGTGGTGGGCTACCAGCCGGCCCACTCGGTGGCCTACGCGATGAGCCTGGTGCCGGGCTCGCTCACCGCGGCGTCCACGTCCTTGCCCGCCGTGGAGCTGTCCAACCGGAGCGGCCCCGCGCTGAGCGCCTCCACCACCGGGCTGTCTGCCTCCGCCGCGACGTTCGAGGTGAACCGCACCACGAACGTCCAGCCCGCGGTCTCCGGGACGAGCAACGGCACCACGGGCCGCGGCGTCAGCGGCGTCGCCACCGCGACCAGCGGCGCCAGCTACGGCGTCGAGGGGCGCACCGCCTCCATCGGAGGCGCGGGGGGACTCTTCGTCAACGAGGGCGGTGGAGATCTGCTCATCGCCAAGAACTCCGACACCGGGGCCACGAACTTCCGGGTGGACAACCAGGGCCGCATCTTCGTCAACAACATCCAGGTGGGCCTGCCAGGCCCGCAGGGAGAGACCGGAGCCGATGGTGACAAGGGCGTCCCGGGCGACAAGGGCGATCCGGGCCCGCCTGGGAAGAACACATTCGCCGTCTGCGCCAAGCACGACAGCTGCATCGGGCTGTGCACGGGCACCTCCACCCTGGTGGGCGCCACCAAGGGCGGCTGCGCGGTGACGTCCAACACAGGCGGCTGCACGTGGGGCGGCGACGACGGCGTCTGCTGCGTCTGCGCGAACTGA
- a CDS encoding beta-lactamase family protein, with protein sequence MPTPAELLRSETRRYLRGYRDASLCVGLTSGGTHYVEGLRGRGTPPATDALFSLGALTEVFTTALLSVLVERGELRLDTPLSELIPRGLLTDETAGRITLEQLATHTSGLPHLPPNLDAAPRNPEDPFGHYSAGLFGEFLRSYRPAHPAPRPHSESFLGMGVLGHALSRRAGVNYGHALRDLLFKPLGMGDTSTRVTDEQAPRALSGHTARGKAVPGWTFPALPGAGAVHSQVGDVLRFLDAHLGRGAPEVARALKRTHAPRVEAGRARWSLGWTVTRQQGREVLWRSSVMGGFVGFLGFVPEADVGVVLLANHGWSLLDALRGRVPVEAPGLALLSRG encoded by the coding sequence ATGCCGACGCCCGCCGAGCTGTTGCGCTCCGAGACTCGCCGCTACCTGCGCGGCTACCGCGACGCGTCCCTGTGCGTGGGGCTCACGTCGGGTGGGACGCATTACGTCGAGGGGCTTCGGGGGCGCGGCACGCCTCCCGCGACGGATGCGCTGTTCTCGCTGGGGGCGCTGACCGAGGTGTTCACCACCGCGTTGTTGTCGGTCCTGGTGGAGCGGGGCGAACTGCGCCTGGACACGCCGCTGTCGGAGCTGATTCCCCGAGGGCTGCTGACCGACGAGACGGCCGGCCGCATCACGCTGGAGCAACTGGCGACCCACACGTCCGGGTTGCCGCACCTGCCGCCCAATCTGGATGCGGCGCCGCGGAATCCGGAGGATCCGTTCGGACACTACTCGGCGGGGCTCTTCGGTGAGTTCCTGCGGAGCTACCGGCCCGCGCACCCCGCTCCGCGTCCCCATTCCGAGTCATTCCTGGGCATGGGCGTCCTCGGGCACGCGTTGTCGCGGCGCGCGGGCGTGAACTACGGCCATGCCCTGCGAGACTTGTTGTTCAAGCCGCTGGGCATGGGCGACACCAGCACCCGCGTCACGGATGAGCAGGCGCCGCGAGCGCTGTCGGGCCACACCGCGCGAGGCAAGGCCGTTCCTGGCTGGACCTTCCCGGCGCTCCCTGGCGCGGGGGCGGTCCACTCCCAGGTGGGGGATGTGCTGCGCTTCCTCGACGCGCATCTGGGGAGAGGCGCGCCGGAGGTCGCGCGAGCCCTGAAGCGGACGCATGCGCCTCGAGTGGAGGCGGGACGCGCGCGCTGGAGCCTGGGCTGGACGGTGACGCGTCAGCAGGGCCGGGAGGTGCTCTGGCGCTCGTCGGTGATGGGCGGCTTCGTGGGGTTCCTGGGCTTTGTGCCCGAGGCGGATGTGGGAGTCGTCCTGCTCGCGAATCACGGATGGTCGCTGCTGGACGCGCTCCGAGGCCGGGTGCCCGTGGAGGCGCCTGGACTGGCCCTGTTGTCGCGCGGATAG
- a CDS encoding NAD(P)-binding domain-containing protein, whose translation MKIAILGTGTVGETLATKLVQLGHEVRMGSRTANNEKAGAWVKKAGARASQGTFAEAAAFGEMVFCCTMGTATLDALHAAGAAQLNGKVIIDVSNPLDFSKGMPPTLTVSNTDSLGEQVQRAFPGAKVVKALNTVNSDVMVNPALIPGDHDLFVAGNDAVAKAQVKQLLTEGFGWKHIVDLGDISAARTTEAYVTLWVRLYGTLRTPFVNVHVVRA comes from the coding sequence ATGAAGATCGCAATCCTGGGTACGGGCACGGTGGGCGAGACGCTGGCGACGAAGTTGGTGCAGTTGGGCCACGAGGTGCGCATGGGCTCGCGCACGGCGAACAACGAGAAGGCGGGCGCGTGGGTGAAGAAGGCGGGCGCCCGGGCCTCGCAGGGGACGTTCGCCGAGGCCGCGGCGTTTGGAGAGATGGTGTTCTGCTGCACGATGGGGACGGCCACGCTGGACGCGCTCCACGCGGCGGGCGCCGCGCAGCTCAACGGCAAGGTGATCATCGACGTGTCCAACCCGCTGGACTTCTCGAAGGGCATGCCCCCGACCTTGACGGTGAGCAACACCGACTCGCTGGGCGAGCAGGTGCAGCGCGCGTTCCCGGGCGCGAAGGTGGTGAAGGCGCTCAACACGGTGAACAGCGATGTGATGGTGAACCCCGCGCTCATCCCCGGGGATCATGACCTCTTCGTGGCGGGCAACGACGCGGTGGCCAAGGCCCAGGTGAAGCAGCTCCTCACCGAGGGCTTCGGGTGGAAGCACATCGTCGACCTGGGAGACATCTCCGCGGCCCGCACGACCGAGGCCTACGTCACGCTGTGGGTCCGCCTGTACGGCACGCTGCGCACGCCCTTCGTCAACGTGCACGTGGTCCGCGCCTGA
- a CDS encoding biopolymer transporter ExbD: protein MSAARPGRVTIVKPASSMQSEINTPRVDVMVVLIPLFIVMALMMVTPAAMGELWLQLPGPDDSAAEVGPSPGIVRLMADGTLQFQGETLRDEEYVPRLRAFLSTRHHYWQRAMLFDPDPRAPYQRFIFALDGARLAGAEALGLSVDTR from the coding sequence ATGAGCGCGGCACGCCCCGGCAGGGTCACCATCGTGAAGCCCGCGTCGAGCATGCAGTCCGAGATCAACACCCCGCGCGTAGACGTGATGGTCGTGCTGATCCCCCTCTTCATCGTGATGGCGCTCATGATGGTAACGCCCGCCGCGATGGGCGAGCTATGGCTCCAACTGCCGGGTCCCGATGACTCCGCCGCAGAGGTCGGCCCGTCACCGGGCATCGTGCGACTCATGGCGGACGGGACGTTGCAGTTCCAAGGCGAGACCCTTCGAGACGAGGAGTACGTGCCGCGGCTCCGCGCGTTCCTCTCGACCCGGCATCATTATTGGCAGCGCGCCATGCTCTTCGATCCGGATCCGCGGGCGCCCTATCAGAGGTTCATCTTCGCGCTCGATGGCGCACGGCTCGCGGGCGCCGAGGCCCTGGGCCTCTCGGTCGACACGCGGTAG
- a CDS encoding M9 family metallopeptidase, protein MRCPPETGHRHALLLSLCLTLAATSAAALPGGPAPGRAERGHGVERAEARLRSGDRSPNVAPEQLRREPTPSSARLGLLATCDTAAFASSSGSALVTLVKGSAEDCVNSLFNLTGTLAGQVFIESKMVTIANALTTSAQQYPGNNTSKALQLILFLRAGYYVQYYNSDAVGAYGTALRNAIRPALNAFVANSHFTDVNDDHGAVLSEFVILIDSAGENAQHLATFRGILDRFNSTALPYWYMRSATNGVFTGLFRGHYLTDFVAAVQRDPSILDSLDSFGVRTESLLGTDNQYLTVNAARELSRFLQYTGTLQDKTRPKVKALITNHAMTGPTAGVWVGAAEMADYYDGANCSYYGICNFRVALEQAVLRTSYSCGATLRLRAQDMTSTQLTQSCTVLGTQEAYFHDKLKTNKVPVANDGNTSLEMVIFDSSLDYETYAGALFGIDTNNGGMYLEGDPAAAGNQARFIAYEAEWVRPTFKIWNLEHEYVHYLDGRFDMMGDFGASTSQPTIWWVEGLAEYISKKNDNADAVQLGTSKAFQLSQILRNDYNSGTERVYYWGYLGVRFMFERHASEVTTMLGQFRAGNYTAYRTFLDGLGTSHDSEFHQWIDCVSTAADPNTCATPGPGPGSGTPCTDSNPMVLGNGCYRGSLASSDVLYFYLWVPAGARNLHFQTSGGTGNADMYIRAVSWPTTTTYDYRTYLAGNDETVDIPSPAAGNYFHVMLKARAPYAGVKLEARFDPAP, encoded by the coding sequence ATGCGCTGTCCCCCCGAGACCGGGCATCGTCACGCCCTGCTCCTCTCCTTGTGTCTTACTTTGGCGGCCACGTCGGCCGCCGCGCTTCCCGGAGGTCCCGCCCCCGGGCGAGCCGAGCGAGGCCACGGCGTGGAGCGTGCCGAAGCACGCCTTCGCTCCGGCGACCGAAGCCCCAACGTGGCCCCCGAGCAGCTTCGCCGCGAGCCCACGCCCAGCTCCGCTCGCCTGGGCCTGCTCGCCACGTGTGACACCGCCGCGTTCGCCTCCTCCAGCGGCAGCGCGCTCGTCACCCTGGTGAAGGGCTCCGCGGAAGATTGCGTCAACTCGCTGTTCAACCTCACTGGCACGCTCGCCGGGCAGGTGTTCATCGAGAGCAAGATGGTGACCATTGCCAACGCGCTCACCACGAGCGCGCAGCAATACCCGGGCAACAACACCAGCAAGGCGCTCCAGCTCATCCTGTTCCTGCGCGCCGGTTACTACGTGCAGTATTACAACTCCGACGCGGTGGGCGCCTACGGCACCGCGCTGCGCAATGCCATCCGCCCAGCGCTGAACGCCTTCGTCGCCAACAGCCACTTCACGGATGTCAACGACGACCACGGCGCTGTGCTCAGCGAGTTCGTCATCCTCATCGACAGCGCGGGAGAGAACGCCCAGCACCTGGCCACCTTCCGAGGCATCCTGGATCGCTTCAACAGCACGGCCCTGCCCTACTGGTACATGCGCAGCGCCACCAACGGCGTGTTCACCGGCCTGTTCCGAGGCCACTACCTGACTGACTTCGTCGCCGCGGTGCAGCGCGACCCGTCCATCCTGGATTCCCTGGACAGCTTTGGTGTGCGCACCGAGTCCCTCCTGGGGACGGACAACCAATACCTCACGGTCAACGCCGCCCGCGAGCTGTCGCGGTTCCTCCAGTATACCGGGACGCTGCAGGACAAGACGCGGCCCAAGGTGAAGGCGCTCATCACCAACCACGCCATGACGGGCCCCACCGCGGGCGTCTGGGTGGGCGCCGCGGAGATGGCGGACTACTACGACGGCGCCAATTGCTCGTACTACGGCATCTGCAACTTCCGGGTGGCCTTGGAGCAGGCGGTGCTCCGCACCTCGTACAGCTGCGGCGCCACGCTGCGCCTGCGCGCTCAGGACATGACGTCCACACAGCTCACGCAGAGCTGCACGGTGCTCGGCACGCAGGAGGCCTACTTCCACGACAAGCTGAAGACGAACAAGGTGCCCGTAGCCAATGACGGCAACACGTCCCTGGAGATGGTCATCTTCGACAGCAGCCTGGACTACGAGACGTATGCGGGCGCGCTGTTCGGCATCGATACCAACAACGGCGGCATGTACCTGGAAGGCGACCCGGCCGCCGCGGGCAACCAGGCGCGGTTCATCGCCTACGAGGCCGAGTGGGTGCGCCCCACGTTCAAGATCTGGAACCTGGAGCACGAGTACGTGCACTACCTCGACGGGCGCTTCGACATGATGGGCGACTTCGGCGCCAGCACCAGCCAGCCCACCATCTGGTGGGTCGAGGGCCTGGCCGAGTACATCTCCAAGAAGAACGACAACGCGGACGCGGTGCAGCTCGGCACGAGCAAGGCCTTCCAGCTCAGCCAGATTCTGCGCAACGACTACAACAGCGGCACGGAGCGCGTGTACTACTGGGGCTACCTGGGCGTGCGCTTCATGTTCGAGCGCCACGCGAGCGAGGTCACCACGATGCTCGGCCAGTTCCGCGCGGGCAACTACACCGCCTACCGCACGTTCCTGGACGGGCTGGGCACGTCGCACGACAGCGAGTTCCACCAGTGGATCGACTGCGTCTCCACCGCGGCGGATCCGAACACCTGCGCCACGCCGGGCCCTGGGCCGGGCTCGGGCACGCCGTGCACGGACTCCAACCCGATGGTGCTGGGCAACGGCTGCTACCGGGGCTCGCTGGCATCCAGTGACGTCCTGTACTTCTACCTCTGGGTGCCGGCCGGCGCGCGCAACCTCCACTTCCAGACGAGCGGCGGCACGGGCAACGCGGACATGTACATCCGCGCCGTCTCGTGGCCCACCACGACGACCTACGACTACCGCACCTACCTGGCTGGCAATGACGAGACGGTGGACATCCCCAGCCCCGCGGCCGGCAACTACTTCCACGTCATGCTCAAGGCGCGCGCGCCCTACGCGGGCGTGAAGCTGGAGGCGCGGTTCGATCCCGCGCCATGA
- a CDS encoding M4 family metallopeptidase produces the protein MPTPLSGRLLVALCLSTLTACQGEGNLSSLAQQEQAAVTPPPGGGDTPPPPLPPLDIAVSARRVVSAANTAPTSFRLWRSVDNVPRTTFFTRFANSFHLGTNDTMVATTTRSGDRGYVHTRYQQKLSGVPVENAMYALTELSDAVVSGVGRLAPGLTVSTTPAVTAPDALTAALTSVNATQYLWQLNPAEPSPTGTLVIYSPDFGETLPFRLAYRFDLTTTQPTWDSVRVYVDAQDAHVIEKASRLRHLDTPATGKTLDGRDVSFTADQYQTSPLPTAYRLQESGTRKVITRDGDPLSAVPGVDFLDSDNLWNETANRRGVSAHWAGERGWDYLQATLGISGFDGLGVGGIGIQLVTPAASRCGVGSHFNPATNIIGLCSFVTPPGLPDVDLESAGHEMGHFLEHMAFGGFGSALEPDGLSEGIADIFATSVNASAFGDPNDWLLFDKAISPDRRSLQNPKAYSQPDTYKGLNWLAAVTAHSGHRAAGVITHWFYFLAAGGAGTNDLDFTYSVTGIGRQDAEEITFHTLMEKLTPASTFADFREATVLTAGERFGDDSPQQRAVAAAWAAVGLPDASAPDNSKFRLPSAGEQAVPAWPTLLTFETPLYSSCRVLCPPESMWQVQLSDDPTFATHLQTFNVTSQSVLGARTVSRASANLKPITVYYWRVRSYRGGAWDTTWRFTSSFETSHMTPTGILPSHGATNLHPWPVSPVSWDAVPGATGYRVIVSEAASLSPLTFYMDMTDPHADNMQVSMNKTYYWTVLARGPDGNFGTRATRYHTKNFALASPDDLERNWVAADSMSFTTNTPTVTFTSPTNGSPTYPWPVNMSWNAVGGVTGYELQLAAVDDPSFTTPLKTLQLSGTTTHATANVKPEKNKRYYWRVRAQSEDGEVTPWSNGGTPLNQFFVMNDDSTPTPLHPTHGDSVSASNVVFEWTPVANATAYQVDVSRVEPGVGAVPVGTFRAPFPATSFTLAGPLQYPKQHTWQIRAIGPENLDGMTASASAGGGFNTLEPPAPSGNTTCNAAVQAGTNVVDERTFSLGKKSGTFAFAYKTYDIHDRITILYQGSQLWTSGCVKTPDPNINDHSLAPWTNATISFNGNDTQLKIRVEPNCDPSTASPTTEWVYQISCP, from the coding sequence ATGCCCACTCCCCTGTCCGGTCGTCTCCTCGTCGCGCTCTGCCTCTCCACCCTCACGGCCTGCCAGGGCGAAGGGAATCTCTCCTCCCTTGCCCAGCAGGAGCAGGCCGCCGTCACACCGCCTCCCGGCGGAGGTGACACGCCGCCACCGCCCCTCCCCCCGCTCGACATCGCCGTCTCGGCCCGCCGGGTCGTCTCGGCCGCGAACACCGCGCCGACCAGCTTCCGGCTCTGGCGCAGCGTGGACAACGTCCCGCGCACGACCTTCTTCACGCGCTTCGCCAACAGCTTCCACCTGGGAACCAACGACACAATGGTCGCGACCACCACCCGCTCGGGGGATCGCGGCTATGTCCACACGCGCTACCAACAGAAGCTCTCCGGAGTCCCGGTGGAGAACGCGATGTATGCGCTCACCGAGCTGTCCGATGCGGTGGTGTCGGGCGTGGGGCGCCTGGCGCCAGGACTGACGGTCTCCACCACGCCCGCGGTGACGGCGCCGGACGCGCTCACCGCGGCGCTGACGTCCGTGAACGCCACGCAGTACCTCTGGCAGCTCAACCCCGCCGAGCCCTCGCCCACCGGAACCCTGGTCATCTACTCGCCAGACTTCGGCGAGACGCTCCCCTTCCGGCTCGCGTATCGCTTCGACCTCACCACCACGCAGCCCACGTGGGACAGCGTTCGCGTCTACGTCGACGCGCAGGACGCGCACGTCATCGAGAAGGCCTCGCGGCTGCGACACCTCGACACGCCCGCTACCGGAAAGACGCTCGATGGGCGCGACGTGAGCTTCACCGCGGACCAATACCAGACATCTCCCCTGCCCACCGCCTACCGCCTCCAGGAGAGCGGCACCCGGAAAGTCATCACCCGCGATGGCGACCCGCTCTCGGCCGTGCCGGGCGTGGACTTCCTCGACTCGGACAACCTCTGGAACGAGACCGCCAACCGGCGCGGCGTCAGCGCGCACTGGGCCGGGGAGCGCGGCTGGGATTACCTCCAAGCCACGCTGGGCATCTCGGGCTTCGATGGGCTGGGCGTCGGTGGCATTGGAATCCAGCTCGTCACGCCAGCGGCCTCGCGCTGCGGCGTGGGCTCTCACTTCAATCCCGCCACGAACATCATCGGCCTGTGCAGCTTCGTCACGCCCCCGGGACTCCCAGACGTGGACCTGGAGTCGGCGGGACACGAGATGGGTCACTTCCTCGAGCACATGGCCTTCGGCGGCTTCGGCAGCGCGCTCGAACCGGACGGCCTGAGCGAGGGCATCGCGGACATCTTCGCGACCTCCGTCAACGCCTCGGCCTTCGGCGACCCGAACGACTGGCTCCTGTTCGACAAGGCCATCAGCCCTGACCGCCGCAGCCTCCAGAACCCCAAGGCCTACAGCCAGCCGGACACCTACAAGGGCCTCAACTGGCTGGCCGCCGTCACCGCCCACTCCGGCCATCGCGCGGCGGGCGTCATCACGCACTGGTTCTACTTTCTCGCCGCGGGCGGCGCCGGCACCAACGACCTGGACTTCACGTACTCGGTGACAGGCATTGGCCGACAGGATGCGGAGGAGATCACCTTCCACACGCTGATGGAGAAGCTCACCCCGGCCTCCACCTTCGCGGACTTCCGCGAGGCCACGGTCCTCACGGCGGGTGAGCGCTTCGGTGACGACTCCCCGCAGCAGCGCGCGGTGGCGGCGGCCTGGGCGGCCGTGGGCCTTCCCGACGCCAGCGCCCCCGACAACAGCAAGTTCCGCCTCCCCAGCGCTGGAGAGCAGGCCGTTCCCGCATGGCCCACCCTCCTCACCTTCGAGACCCCGCTCTACTCGTCCTGCCGCGTCCTCTGCCCGCCGGAGAGCATGTGGCAGGTCCAGCTCAGCGACGACCCTACCTTCGCCACGCACCTGCAGACCTTCAACGTGACCTCGCAGAGCGTGCTGGGCGCGCGCACCGTCAGCCGCGCCTCGGCCAACCTCAAACCCATCACCGTCTATTACTGGCGCGTGCGCTCGTACCGAGGCGGCGCGTGGGACACCACGTGGCGCTTCACCTCCAGCTTCGAGACGTCTCACATGACACCCACGGGCATCCTCCCCAGCCACGGCGCCACCAACCTGCACCCGTGGCCTGTCTCTCCAGTGAGCTGGGACGCGGTGCCAGGCGCGACGGGCTACCGGGTCATCGTCTCGGAGGCCGCCAGCCTCAGCCCGCTGACCTTCTACATGGACATGACGGATCCCCACGCGGACAACATGCAGGTCAGCATGAACAAGACGTATTACTGGACGGTGCTCGCCCGAGGCCCGGACGGTAACTTCGGCACACGCGCCACGCGCTATCACACGAAGAACTTCGCGCTCGCCTCGCCCGACGACCTGGAGCGCAACTGGGTCGCCGCGGATTCGATGTCCTTCACCACGAACACCCCCACCGTCACGTTCACGAGCCCCACCAATGGCTCGCCAACCTATCCCTGGCCCGTGAACATGAGTTGGAACGCGGTGGGCGGCGTCACGGGCTACGAGCTGCAACTGGCCGCGGTGGACGACCCGAGCTTCACCACGCCGCTGAAGACACTGCAGCTCAGCGGTACGACCACCCACGCCACCGCCAACGTCAAGCCCGAGAAGAACAAGCGCTACTACTGGCGCGTCAGGGCGCAGAGCGAGGACGGAGAAGTCACCCCCTGGTCCAACGGAGGCACGCCCCTCAACCAGTTCTTCGTGATGAACGACGACAGCACACCCACGCCCCTGCACCCCACGCATGGCGACTCGGTGAGCGCGAGCAACGTCGTCTTCGAGTGGACACCCGTGGCCAATGCCACGGCCTATCAGGTGGATGTCTCCCGAGTGGAGCCCGGCGTGGGCGCGGTGCCCGTCGGCACGTTCCGAGCCCCCTTCCCCGCCACCTCCTTCACGCTGGCCGGCCCCCTGCAGTACCCGAAACAACACACGTGGCAGATCCGCGCCATCGGGCCCGAGAACCTGGATGGAATGACCGCGTCCGCCAGCGCGGGCGGAGGCTTCAACACCCTCGAACCACCCGCGCCCTCGGGCAACACCACCTGCAACGCCGCCGTCCAGGCGGGAACCAACGTGGTGGACGAGCGCACGTTCTCCCTCGGCAAGAAGAGCGGCACGTTTGCCTTTGCCTACAAGACCTACGACATCCACGACCGCATCACCATTCTCTACCAAGGCAGCCAGCTCTGGACGTCGGGCTGCGTGAAGACACCCGACCCCAACATCAACGACCACTCGCTCGCGCCCTGGACGAACGCCACCATCTCGTTCAACGGCAATGACACACAGCTGAAGATTCGCGTCGAGCCGAACTGCGATCCCTCGACGGCCTCCCCCACCACCGAATGGGTCTACCAAATCTCCTGCCCGTGA
- a CDS encoding LysR family transcriptional regulator, producing MDLFTGVLPFLHVAEELSFRKAAERLGVTTAAVSKAVLRLEEDLGVRLLERTSRQVVLTTEGLAFLERAREAVAQVRAGRDAVAKAQHAPRGPLTVSLPYILGPLILPPLARLQARHPQLTLHVRMSDRLSRLVEEQVDVAIRIGALEDSSLVARRLLTTRWMTLASPAYLARHGTPTHPGELVRHPCLKFIDPRGKVREWMFSLTPGEAPQVVRTAAAMDVDHGPALLDLATAGAGVCQVLDFMSDARLRDGRLVEVLEAFSASGPPVHALCLSGRQSSPRVNALLTALTSELRAP from the coding sequence ATGGACTTGTTCACCGGGGTGCTGCCCTTCCTTCACGTGGCGGAGGAACTCAGCTTTCGCAAGGCGGCCGAGCGGCTGGGAGTGACCACGGCGGCCGTGAGCAAGGCGGTCCTGCGGCTGGAGGAGGATTTGGGGGTGCGCCTCCTGGAGCGCACCTCGCGGCAGGTCGTCCTCACCACGGAGGGCCTGGCGTTCCTGGAGCGAGCCCGGGAGGCCGTGGCGCAGGTCCGGGCCGGACGCGATGCGGTCGCGAAGGCCCAGCACGCGCCGCGAGGTCCGCTGACGGTTTCGTTGCCGTACATCCTGGGGCCCCTCATCCTGCCGCCTCTGGCGAGGCTCCAGGCGCGCCATCCTCAGTTGACGCTGCACGTGCGGATGAGTGATCGCCTGAGCCGGCTGGTGGAGGAGCAGGTGGATGTGGCGATCCGCATCGGCGCGCTGGAGGACTCCAGCCTGGTGGCGCGGCGCCTCCTGACGACGCGCTGGATGACGCTGGCCTCACCGGCCTACCTCGCCCGCCATGGGACGCCGACGCATCCCGGCGAGCTGGTGCGTCACCCCTGCCTGAAGTTCATCGACCCGCGCGGCAAGGTGCGCGAGTGGATGTTCTCGCTGACGCCCGGCGAGGCGCCCCAGGTGGTGCGCACCGCGGCGGCAATGGATGTGGACCATGGGCCGGCGCTGCTCGACCTCGCCACGGCGGGGGCCGGTGTCTGCCAGGTCCTCGACTTCATGAGCGATGCGCGACTGCGGGATGGGCGGCTGGTGGAGGTGCTCGAGGCGTTCTCCGCCTCGGGGCCGCCGGTGCACGCGCTCTGCCTTTCGGGGCGCCAGTCGTCGCCACGGGTCAACGCGCTCCTGACGGCGCTCACGAGCGAGCTGCGTGCGCCATAG
- a CDS encoding AraC family transcriptional regulator — MGRVANSLFAEALFDRVPDIVFSVKDIQGRYVCISEACAERCGLRSKAAAVGRTAHELFPRHMADRYVRQDERVFRTGRPLVDNLDLTLFNNRKPGWCLTSKVPLFAEDGRILGLACLSKDVHEPGRIGLVDERFAATVDYIQAHYGDRLRIDGLARRAGMSGAQFERRMRRIFQLSAGQFIMKTRIDAAAERLLLEPGLPIASIALAVGFCDQSALSRQFKLVTGLSPRQYRQLFGRGAGRVR, encoded by the coding sequence ATGGGGAGGGTGGCGAACTCGCTGTTCGCGGAGGCGTTGTTCGATCGGGTCCCGGACATCGTGTTCAGTGTGAAGGACATCCAGGGGCGCTACGTGTGCATCAGCGAGGCGTGCGCGGAGCGCTGCGGACTTCGCAGCAAGGCGGCGGCGGTGGGGCGCACGGCGCACGAGTTGTTCCCGCGACACATGGCGGACCGGTACGTGCGACAGGACGAGCGCGTCTTCCGGACAGGTCGCCCGCTGGTGGACAACCTGGACCTGACGCTGTTCAACAATCGCAAGCCCGGGTGGTGTCTGACGAGCAAGGTCCCGCTGTTCGCCGAGGATGGCCGAATCCTGGGGCTCGCGTGCCTGTCCAAGGACGTGCATGAGCCAGGGCGGATTGGACTGGTGGATGAGCGGTTCGCGGCGACCGTCGATTACATCCAGGCGCACTATGGGGACCGCCTGCGCATCGACGGGCTGGCTCGGCGCGCGGGCATGTCCGGGGCGCAGTTCGAGCGGCGCATGCGGCGCATCTTCCAGCTCTCCGCGGGGCAGTTCATCATGAAGACGCGCATCGACGCGGCGGCGGAGCGGCTGCTGTTGGAGCCTGGGTTGCCCATCGCCTCCATCGCGCTGGCGGTGGGGTTTTGCGACCAGAGCGCGCTGTCGCGGCAGTTCAAGCTGGTGACGGGCTTGAGTCCTCGGCAGTACCGCCAGCTCTTTGGCAGGGGGGCAGGGCGCGTGCGCTGA